TTATTTATCAAAATTTCCATATTAAGAAGCATGTGATCCTATATGTAACTAGCACATGAAATTCACATCAATGTCCAGGATGTTGTAGAGATTCTTTCCAATCAAGTTACTTCAGTGACTgtctatatattttgtttatccTCCTGAATTTTCAGTTTGTTAACATACTATTCATTCCATTCTCAATATTGCAGAGCATTGCCAATTTGTTAGATGACACCATTGAAAAACTGGACagaagtgacacactttctcctgcTGGGACTTACTGATGATCCAGGACTGCAGCTTCCCCTCTTCATCATTTTTCTCCTCATCTACATTTTCACCCTGGTAGGGAACCTGGGGTTGATTCTGCTGATTCTTTTGGACTCTCGGctccacactcccatgtactttttccttgGTAACTTGTCTCTAGTTGATGTTTTTTACTCTTCAGCTATCACACCAAAAGTCATGGCTGGGCTTCTATTGGGGGACAAGATCATATCCTACAATAACTGTGCTGCTCAGATGTTTGTTTTTGCAACCTTTGCTACTGTGGAAAATTACCTGTTGGCCtcaatggcctatgatcgctatgcAGCAGTATGTAAACCCTTACACTATGCTACCACCATGACtccaagtgtatgtatgtgtctaatCATGGGCTGCTATGTTCTTGGGTTTTTGAGTGTCTCA
The sequence above is drawn from the Mus caroli unplaced genomic scaffold, CAROLI_EIJ_v1.1 scaffold_19301_1, whole genome shotgun sequence genome and encodes:
- the LOC110288344 gene encoding olfactory receptor 5B3-like, whose protein sequence is MTPLKNWTEVTHFLLLGLTDDPGLQLPLFIIFLLIYIFTLVGNLGLILLILLDSRLHTPMYFFLGNLSLVDVFYSSAITPKVMAGLLLGDKIISYNNCAAQMFVFATFATVENYLLASMAYDRYAAVCKPLHYATTMTPSVCMCLIMGCYVLGFLSVSVYLGDTFSLSFCKSNVVHHFFCDMPALMALSCSDRHINELVLIYLASFTLFFALIIILVSYTIIFITILNMHTGAGLQKAISTCASHFTAVFIFYGTTIFMYLQPSSRHAMDTDKIVSVFYTMVIPMLNPLVYSLRNKEVKSAFMKWVLKEK